From Fusarium oxysporum f. sp. lycopersici 4287 chromosome 10, whole genome shotgun sequence, the proteins below share one genomic window:
- a CDS encoding acetoacetate-CoA ligase (At least one base has a quality score < 10) — MYPRPDFFSGSRLNFAENLLFPATSPLPEPTAPAVITVTELPNSTVTTSWAELREAVRRCSNALRAAGLKPNDVVAGFVSNHVEALVAMLAAASVGAIWTGISPDNGVSAVLDRLNQIAPKVLFADNGTVYNGKEWSSVAKTTEIVAALKDKGLERVVVINNISSGGLGLEELEKHGMLAVDYAKMLESASEDPLKFEQLPPAHPLYVLYSSGTTGLPKAIVHTALGTLLQHKKEHLLHCSLDSSSRMLYYTTTSWMMWHWSIGALAVGSTIIVYSGSPFRPHGHLSLPRLLSDLKVTHFGTSAAYLTALEANNVYPVRDESIDLSNLKAIYSTASPLPPSTFKFVYEAFPKHINLGSITGGTDIISLFGAPCPLLPVRVGEIQCAGLGMAIRAVDSVTGEPIKADEPGDLVCIKPFLCQPLTFFGPSGEAKYQSAYFERFENICGVEGAVWHHGDFVKIPDPATGSLVMLGRSDGVLKPSGVRFGSAEIYNILTRFFASEVEDAVCIGRRRETDSDETVCLFVVMVPGHEFSDDLRLRIKSKIKSELSPRHVPGVVEECGGGVPKTGNGKKIEVAVKQILSGMNVKTNASVANPEALDWFKKWAETH, encoded by the exons ATGTACCCCCGGCCAGACTTCTTCTCGGGCTCACGTCTTAACTTCGCTGAGAACCTCCTCTTTCCCGCGACCTCTCCACTTCCCGAGCCCACTGCTCCAGCCGTTATCACTGTTACCGAGCTGCCAAACTCCACAGTGACTACTTCATGGGCCGAGTTGCGTGAGGCAGTCCGTCGTTGTTCTAACGCCCTGCGTGCAGCTGGTCTTAAGCccaatgatgttgttgcGGGTTTCGTCTCAAACCATGTTGAAGCGCTGGTTGCTATGCTTGCTGCCGCCTCAGTCGGCGCCATTTGGACTGGTATAAGTCCTGATAACGGTGTCTCAGCTGTGCTGGACCGTCTGAACCAGATTGCGCCCAAGGTGCTATTTGCCGATAACGGCACAGTCTACAACGGCAAGGAGTGGTCTAGTGTGGCAAAGACGACTGAGATTGTGGCTGCGTTGAAGGACAAGGGGCTTGAGAGAGTAGTTGTGATTAACAACATCAGCTCTGGTggacttggtcttgaggagcttgagaagcatgGCATGTTGGCTGTCGATTACGCCAAGATGCTCGAGTCTGCTTCTGAAGACCCCCTGAAGTTCGAGCAGCTTCCTCCAGCTCATCCCCTCTACGTTCTCTACTCCAGTGGTACAACTGGCCTCCCCAAGGCCATTGTTCATACAGCGTTAGGTACGCTTCTGCAGCATAAGAAGgagcatcttcttcactgCTCACTCGACTCCTCATCTCGAATGCTCTACTATACGACTACCTCCTGGATGATGTGGCACTGGAGCATCGGAGCTCTTGCCGTGGGCTCTACCATCATTGTCTACTCTGGCTCTCCTTTCCGCCCCCATGGTCATCTCTCACTCCCACGTCTCCTCTCTGACCTCAAGGTCACTCACTTCGGTACCTCGGCCGCCTACCTGACTGCACTAGAGGCCAATAACGTTTACCCTGTCCGTGACGAGTCGATTGATCTTTCAAACCTGAAGGCTATTTACTCCACTGCTTCACCTCTCCCCCCATCGACCTTCAAGTTTGTCTATGAAGCCTTCCCCAAGCATATCAACCTCGGCTCGATTACCGGTGGAACAGACATTATCTCACTATTCGGAGCGCCTTGCCCACTACTCCCTGTTCGCGTTGGCGAGATCCAGTGCGCTGGTCTTGGGATGGCTATCCGTGCTGTTGACTCTGTCACGGGCGAGCCCATCAAGGCCGACGAGCCAGGTGATCTTGTCTGCATCAAGCCATTCCTTTGCCAACCCCTGACCTTTTTCGGTCCTAGCGGCGAGGCCAAGTATCAATCAGCCTACTTTGAGAGGTTCGAAAACATCTGTGGCGTTGAGGGCGCAGTATGGCACCACGGAGATTTCGTCAAGATTCCCGACCCTGCAACCGGCAGTCTTGTCATGCTTGGACGATCAGATGGTGTGCTAAAGCCATCAGGGGTGAGATTCGGCTCAGCCGAGATCTACAACATTCTCACACGCTTCTTCGCCTCTGAAGTCGAGGATGCAGTTTGCATTGGACGTAGACGGGAGACAGACTCAGACGAGACTGTATGTCTCTTTGTGGTGATGGTACCTGGACATGAATTCAGCGATGACCTACGCCTAAGgatcaagtccaagatcAAGTCTGAATTGAGCCCTCGACATGTACCTGGCGTCGTGGAGGAGTGCGGAGGCGGCGTCCCCAAGACTGGCAATGGAAAGAA GATTGAGGTCGCAGTGAAACAGATCCTTTCTGGTATGAATGTCAAGACCAATGCCAGTGTTGCAAACCCTGAAGCACTAGATTGGTTTAAGAAGTGGGCAGAGACTCACTAG
- a CDS encoding acetoacetate-CoA ligase (At least one base has a quality score < 10): protein MPVMSIDKLTPSAAAPPSDDNVLWRHSDPKSTHMWKFLEHVNKKHGLSLDGYPALYKWSIDEVAQFWEEVWHFAGVTASKPFEEVLPKNAPMYPRPDFFSGSRLNFAENLLFPATSPLPEPTAPAVITVTELPNSTVTTSWAELREAVRRCSNALRAAGLKPNDVVAGFVSNHVEALVAMLAAASVGAIWTGISPDNGVSAVLDRLNQIAPKVLFADNGTVYNGKEWSSVAKTTEIVAALKDKGLERVVVINNISSGGLGLEELEKHGMLAVDYAKMLESASEDPLKFEQLPPAHPLYVLYSSGTTGLPKAIVHTALGTLLQHKKEHLLHCSLDSSSRMLYYTTTSWMMWHWSIGALAVGSTIIVYSGSPFRPHGHLSLPRLLSDLKVTHFGTSAAYLTALEANNVYPVRDESIDLSNLKAIYSTASPLPPSTFKFVYEAFPKHINLGSITGGTDIISLFGAPCPLLPVRVGEIQCAGLGMAIRAVDSVTGEPIKADEPGDLVCIKPFLCQPLTFFGPSGEAKYQSAYFERFENICGVEGAVWHHGDFVKIPDPATGSLVMLGRSDGVLKPSGVRFGSAEIYNILTRFFASEVEDAVCIGRRRETDSDETVCLFVVMVPGHEFSDDLRLRIKSKIKSELSPRHVPGVVEECGGGVPKTGNGKKIEVAVKQILSGMNVKTNASVANPEALDWFKKWAETH, encoded by the exons ATGCCCGTCATGTCGATTGACAAACTTACACCTTCTGCTGCGGCACCTCCTTCTGATGATAATGTCCTCTGGAGGCATTCGGATCCAAAGTCCACTCACATGTGGAAGTTTCTTGAGCACGTGAACAAGAAGCATGGTTTAAGTCTCGATGGTTACCCAGCACTGTACAAGTGGTCTATCGATGAAGTTGCTCAGTTCTGGGAGGAAgtttggcattttgctggTGTTACGGCTTCAAAGCCTTTTGAAGAG GTCCTTCCTAAAAATGCTCCTATGTACCCCCGGCCAGACTTCTTCTCGGGCTCACGTCTTAACTTCGCTGAGAACCTCCTCTTTCCCGCGACCTCTCCACTTCCCGAGCCCACTGCTCCAGCCGTTATCACTGTTACCGAGCTGCCAAACTCCACAGTGACTACTTCATGGGCCGAGTTGCGTGAGGCAGTCCGTCGTTGTTCTAACGCCCTGCGTGCAGCTGGTCTTAAGCccaatgatgttgttgcGGGTTTCGTCTCAAACCATGTTGAAGCGCTGGTTGCTATGCTTGCTGCCGCCTCAGTCGGCGCCATTTGGACTGGTATAAGTCCTGATAACGGTGTCTCAGCTGTGCTGGACCGTCTGAACCAGATTGCGCCCAAGGTGCTATTTGCCGATAACGGCACAGTCTACAACGGCAAGGAGTGGTCTAGTGTGGCAAAGACGACTGAGATTGTGGCTGCGTTGAAGGACAAGGGGCTTGAGAGAGTAGTTGTGATTAACAACATCAGCTCTGGTggacttggtcttgaggagcttgagaagcatgGCATGTTGGCTGTCGATTACGCCAAGATGCTCGAGTCTGCTTCTGAAGACCCCCTGAAGTTCGAGCAGCTTCCTCCAGCTCATCCCCTCTACGTTCTCTACTCCAGTGGTACAACTGGCCTCCCCAAGGCCATTGTTCATACAGCGTTAGGTACGCTTCTGCAGCATAAGAAGgagcatcttcttcactgCTCACTCGACTCCTCATCTCGAATGCTCTACTATACGACTACCTCCTGGATGATGTGGCACTGGAGCATCGGAGCTCTTGCCGTGGGCTCTACCATCATTGTCTACTCTGGCTCTCCTTTCCGCCCCCATGGTCATCTCTCACTCCCACGTCTCCTCTCTGACCTCAAGGTCACTCACTTCGGTACCTCGGCCGCCTACCTGACTGCACTAGAGGCCAATAACGTTTACCCTGTCCGTGACGAGTCGATTGATCTTTCAAACCTGAAGGCTATTTACTCCACTGCTTCACCTCTCCCCCCATCGACCTTCAAGTTTGTCTATGAAGCCTTCCCCAAGCATATCAACCTCGGCTCGATTACCGGTGGAACAGACATTATCTCACTATTCGGAGCGCCTTGCCCACTACTCCCTGTTCGCGTTGGCGAGATCCAGTGCGCTGGTCTTGGGATGGCTATCCGTGCTGTTGACTCTGTCACGGGCGAGCCCATCAAGGCCGACGAGCCAGGTGATCTTGTCTGCATCAAGCCATTCCTTTGCCAACCCCTGACCTTTTTCGGTCCTAGCGGCGAGGCCAAGTATCAATCAGCCTACTTTGAGAGGTTCGAAAACATCTGTGGCGTTGAGGGCGCAGTATGGCACCACGGAGATTTCGTCAAGATTCCCGACCCTGCAACCGGCAGTCTTGTCATGCTTGGACGATCAGATGGTGTGCTAAAGCCATCAGGGGTGAGATTCGGCTCAGCCGAGATCTACAACATTCTCACACGCTTCTTCGCCTCTGAAGTCGAGGATGCAGTTTGCATTGGACGTAGACGGGAGACAGACTCAGACGAGACTGTATGTCTCTTTGTGGTGATGGTACCTGGACATGAATTCAGCGATGACCTACGCCTAAGgatcaagtccaagatcAAGTCTGAATTGAGCCCTCGACATGTACCTGGCGTCGTGGAGGAGTGCGGAGGCGGCGTCCCCAAGACTGGCAATGGAAAGAA GATTGAGGTCGCAGTGAAACAGATCCTTTCTGGTATGAATGTCAAGACCAATGCCAGTGTTGCAAACCCTGAAGCACTAGATTGGTTTAAGAAGTGGGCAGAGACTCACTAG
- a CDS encoding hypothetical protein (At least one base has a quality score < 10) yields MMSFDGGTAYAESDADDEYERSMGDHSPITNSEASPIDSELSTSAEHTPTTYGHRSSADRLPETIITEWTVEECADFIGTIGLQQYADRFIENEIVGEALVALQHDDLKSMGIASVGHRLTILKSVYDVKRAQDVPIESDHYLPLSADAEAQYATATIKDIKHLVEQFRLRDERMNLLEQDLRRMTEDFRRLREDMLPALRLVKDAQQPLPNLSGNSQQAYGYETTISPPAPTPPPGSSQSGSSVKRQYSTRKILIGATPKNASPTQSTHERSIAETALDPASAAERAVLSSSHLAAMNGGGQGSSSPSYPSPNIPSPTSPQTHMSATTLASRSYRSEAPTPSTRTTFNDEGHTNAVYASREKAPQGPPRRRETPVPDTPSQSNASVEIFKSFRVSMEDPCYKVLPAALKKYQINAPWDQYALYIVYGDQERCLGLEEKPLILFKQLDKEGKKPMFMLRKTTTAPLDGEPGSAGLGSTSRGAPTGYDPPGGII; encoded by the exons ATGATGAGCTTCGATGGTGGCACAGCTTACGCCGAGTCCGACGCCGACGACGAATACGAGCGAAGCATGGGCGACCACTCTCCTATCACCAACTCTGAGGCTTCCCCCATAGACTCCGAGCTCTCGACCTCTGCAGAGCATACTCCTACTACATACGGGCACCGCAGCAGTGCCGACCGTCTCCCAGAAACCATCATCACCGAATGGACCGTTGAGGAATGTGCTGATTTTATTGGCACCATTGGTCTTCAACAGTATGCCGATCGCTTTATAG AAAACGAGATTGTTGGCGAGGCCCTGGTAGCGTTACAACATGATGATCTCAAGAGCATGGGCATTGCTAGCGTGGGACATCGCCTAACGATCCTCAAAAGCGTATATGATGTCAAAAGGGCTCAAGATGTCCCCATTGAGAGCGACCATTACCTACCCCTAT CCGCCGACGCCGAAGCGCAATATGCTACCGCAACTATCAAGGACATCAAACATCTTGTCGAACAATTCCGTCTCCGCGATGAACGCATGAACCTACTCGAACAGGATCTGCGACGAATGACAGAAGATTTCAGACGATTGCGAGAGGATATGCTCCCGGCCTTGCGCTTGGTCAAGGATGCGCAGCAGCCGTTGCCCAACCTGAGTGGTAACAGCCAGCAGGCCTACGGCTACGAAACAACCATATCGCCCCCCGCACCAACACCACCCCCAGGCTCGAGTCAATCTGGAAGCTCAGTCAAGCGACAATATTCTACCCGCAAGATTCTCATCGGAGCTACACCAAAGAATGCATCACCCACTCAATCTACGCACGAGAGGTCAATAGCGGAGACTGCGTTGGACCCCGCAAGTGCTGCAGAGCGAGCTGTCCTATCGTCTTCCCATCTTGCAGCTATGAACGGAGGTGGCCAGGGCTCGTCCTCCCCTTCGTATCCCTCACCCAACATACCCTCCCCGACATCTCCTCAGACCCACATGTCCGCTACGACCCTCGCCTCTCGATCCTACCGCAGTGAAGCACCGACACCCTCCACACGAACCACCTTCAACGACGAAGGTCACACCAACGCAGTCTATGCCTCCCGCGAAAAGGCACCGCAAGGGCCGCCCCGCCGACGAGAAACCCCTGTACCTGATACACCCAGTCAGAGCAATGCTTCAGTCGAGATCTTCAAATCTTTCCGTGTCAGTATGGAAGACCCCTGCTACAAGGTTCTTCCTGCTGCGCTGAAAAAGTACCAGATCAACGCTCCATGGGACCAGTATGCTCTCTATATTGTGTACGGCGATCAGGAACGTTGTCTGGGCCTTGAGGAGAAGCCATTGATTCTGTTTAAGCAACTGGATAAGGAAGGCAAGAAACCCATGTTTATGCTACgaaagacaacaacagcacctTTAGATGGAGAACCAGGAAGCGCTGGGCTGGGCAGCACCTCAAGAGGGGCACCAACAGGCTACGATCCCCCAGGAGGAATTATCTAA
- a CDS encoding serine palmitoyltransferase has product MPRRLNPFSSSPSMSQPVKSGERRPSTSKGNRITNFFSSSPKSTGAQQALAAATGFSPSPGLPTISLSTASPGDPNSIDASTTTLFQPKSAEEIDRQKRADAQFGPLLHSSHRYTSQSHGEPLQAPVEDEPPYYFILTTYISYLILIVLGHIRDFFGKRFGNPKHYRALKASNGYAALNSDFDNFYVRRLKMRLDDCFARPTTGVPGRFITLMDRKSDDFNRTYQYTGTYTETLNMSSYNYLGFAQSEGPCADAVEACVKQYGISFCSPRGAAGTSDLALEVEREVAEFVGKPASMVFSMGYVTNSSSFPALVSKGCLIISDELNHASIRVGARLSGAVIQSFKHNDMADLERVVREAISQGQPRTHRPWKKILVVVEGLYSMEGTMCDLPGILALKNKYKFYLFVDEAHSVGALGPRGRGVCDYFGIDPSEVDILMGTLTKSFGANGGYIAAEKHIIDKLKSSNAATQYGETPAPCVLMQILASLKLITGELCPGQGEERLQRIAFNSRYLRLGLKRLGLIVYGHDDSPIIPVMLYHPAKLPAFSHEMLRRKISVVVVGYPATPLISSRARFCVSAAHNKEDLDRLLAACDEVGDILQIKFSTGVAGGLEHLPEGVDPKNEKEWRKENRIPLQAPRWNLEDVVQHGVQDSKIPLR; this is encoded by the coding sequence ATGCCCCGTCGGCTTAATCCTTTCTCATCCTCACCTTCCATGTCTCAACCCGTCAAGTCGGGCGAGAGGCGCCCCTCTACCTCAAAAGGCAACCGTATCaccaacttcttctccagtaGCCCCAAATCCACTGGTGCCCAGCAGGCCCTTGCCGCTGCTACTGGattctctccttctcccgGTCTGCCTACTATCTCTCTCTCAACCGCGAGCCCTGGAGACCCCAACAGCATCGATGCCTCAACGACCACTCTCTTCCAACCTAAGTCGGCCGAGGAGATCGACCGTCAGAAGCGTGCCGACGCTCAGTTTGGCCCTCTCCTCCACTCAAGTCATCGATACACCAGCCAGTCTCATGGAGAGCCTCTCCAGGCCCCTGTAGAGGATGAGCCTCCTTACTATTTTATTCTCACCACTTACATCAGCTACCTGATCCTGATCGTTCTTGGTCATATTCGCGACTTCTTTGGCAAGCGTTTCGGAAACCCCAAGCACTATCGCGCCCTCAAAGCCAGCAACGGCTATGCAGCTCTCAACAGCGATTTCGACAATTTCTATGTCCGACGCCTCAAGATGCGCCTGGATGATTGTTTTGCTCGCCCTACCACTGGCGTCCCCGGACGCTTTATCACACTGATGGACCGCAAGTCCGACGACTTCAATCGCACCTATCAATATACCGGCACCTACACTGAGACTCTCAACATGAGTTCGTACAACTATCTTGGTTTCGCCCAGTCTGAAGGTCCTTGTGCCGACGCTGTGGAGGCGTGCGTCAAGCAATACGGAATCAGCTTCTGCAGCCCCCGTGGTGCTGCTGGTACTTCTGACCTTGCTCTTGAGGTCGAGCGTGAGGTTGCCGAATTTGTTGGCAAGCCTGCTTCTATGGTTTTTTCTATGGGTTATGTCACAAACTCGAGCTCTTTCCCCGCCCTTGTCTCCAAGGGTTGTCTAATCATTTCCGATGAACTCAACCACGCCTCCATCCGTGTTGGTGCTCGTCTTTCTGGTGCCGTTATTCAGAGCTTCAAGCACAATGATATGGCTGATCTGGAACGTGTTGTTCGCGAAGCTATTTCCCAGGGTCAACCCCGCACCCACCGTCCTTGGAAGAAGATTCTGGTTGTCGTCGAAGGTCTCTACTCTATGGAGGGTACCATGTGTGATCTTCCCGGTATTCTTGCTCTGAAGAACAAGTACAAGTTCTATCTTTTCGTTGACGAGGCTCACTCTGTCGGTGCTCTTGGCCCCCGCGGTCGTGGTGTTTGCGACTACTTTGGCATTGATCCCTCCGAAGTTGATATTCTCATGGGAACTCTGACAAAGTCTTTTGGTGCCAACGGTGGTTACATCGCAGCCGAGAAACATATtatcgacaagctcaagagctCCAACGCTGCTACTCAGTATGGCGAAACTCCTGCTCCTTGTGTGCTCATGCAAATCTTGGCTTCCCTGAAACTCATTACTGGCGAGCTGTGCCCTGGTCAAGGCGAGGAGCGTCTCCAGCGCATTGCCTTCAACTCTCGTTACCTTCGTCTCGGACTTAAGCGTCTTGGCCTTATCGTGTACGGCCACGATGACTCTCCTATTATTCCTGTCATGCTCTACCACCCCGCCAAGCTCCCTGCGTTCAGTCACGAGATGCTTCGACGAAAAATCTCCGTCGTCGTTGTTGGGTATCCTGCGACCCCACTCATCAGTTCTCGCGCCCGTTTCTGTGTTTCTGCTGCCCACAACAAGGAGGACCTTGACCGTCTGTTGGCTGCATGCGACGAAGTCGGTGACATCCTGCAGATCAAGTTCTCGACTGGTGTGGCAGGCGGACTGGAACATCTTCCCGAGGGCGTTGACCCCAAGAACGAAAAGGAATGGAGAAAGGAAAACAGAATCCCCCTTCAGGCCCCTCGTTGGAACCTTGAAGACGTTGTACAACACGGTGTCCAGGATTCAAAGATTCCCCTACGCTAA